From Sphingobium sp. RAC03, a single genomic window includes:
- a CDS encoding endonuclease domain-containing protein produces the protein MEKRLTGTARKLRGDPTEAEKMLWTRLRAGQIDGFKFVRQFPIGAHVADFACRGARLVIELDGGQHASSDSDAPRTALIEAHGYRVIRFWNHDVLANMDGVLESIRAELMLARNRGPLLP, from the coding sequence GTGGAGAAACGCTTGACCGGCACCGCGCGCAAACTGCGCGGCGACCCGACCGAAGCGGAAAAGATGCTGTGGACGCGGCTGCGCGCGGGGCAGATCGACGGCTTCAAATTCGTCCGCCAGTTTCCGATCGGGGCACATGTCGCGGACTTCGCCTGCCGGGGGGCGAGACTGGTCATCGAACTGGACGGTGGACAACATGCGAGCAGCGACAGCGATGCCCCGCGCACCGCGCTTATCGAAGCGCATGGCTACCGCGTCATCCGCTTCTGGAACCATGATGTCCTGGCAAATATGGACGGCGTGCTGGAAAGTATCCGCGCCGAATTGATGCTGGCACGCAACCGCGGCCCCCTTCTCCCTTGA
- a CDS encoding ribonuclease E inhibitor RraB: protein MSIKLPPVDEARLAAEWEADREVLANLAANGDKPMIPRAVDVSFKGNDKDFDRVLEIASQFGMVELDREEDEDGDLFLFLECEQAVDEASIKALTKKCLQIEILCGVEYDGWGCEARTGAVH from the coding sequence ATGAGCATCAAGCTGCCCCCTGTCGATGAAGCCCGCCTTGCCGCCGAATGGGAAGCGGACCGCGAAGTCCTCGCCAACCTTGCCGCCAATGGCGACAAGCCGATGATCCCGCGCGCCGTGGACGTCAGCTTCAAGGGCAATGACAAGGATTTCGACCGCGTCCTCGAAATCGCCAGCCAGTTCGGCATGGTCGAACTCGACCGCGAAGAGGATGAGGATGGCGACCTGTTCCTGTTCCTCGAATGCGAACAGGCGGTGGACGAGGCGTCGATCAAGGCGTTGACGAAGAAGTGCCTGCAGATCGAGATATTGTGTGGCGTTGAGTATGACGGCTGGGGGTGCGAGGCCCGGACGGGGGCGGTGCATTGA
- the carA gene encoding glutamine-hydrolyzing carbamoyl-phosphate synthase small subunit, protein MADAKTLTVPKGATGVVVFADGSAVFGRGFGAVGDAVGELCFNTAITGYQEIMTDPSYAGQVITFTFPHIGNVGTNLDDVEATSPYALGCVVREDVTAPSNFRNVMAFDQWMADNGRIGLAGVDTRALTRMIREKGAPNVVIAHDPDGAFDLAALAAKAAGWPGLEGMDLAIEVTGQETRLWQDGGWTLGKGYGLNAVGEGAPHVVAIDYGAKNNIFRNLVQAGARVTVLPATASVEQIMDLAPDGVFLSNGPGDPAATGSYAVPVIAALLARDVPIFGICLGHQLLGLAVGAKTIKMHQGHRGANHPVKRLSDGLVEITSMNHGFAVDAETLPANVRTTHVSLFDGSNCGIELTDKNAFSVQYHPEASPGPQDSFYLFQRFVDGLKKPVAA, encoded by the coding sequence ATGGCTGACGCCAAGACCCTTACCGTGCCCAAAGGAGCGACCGGGGTCGTGGTTTTCGCCGATGGCAGCGCCGTGTTCGGGCGCGGTTTTGGCGCGGTCGGCGATGCGGTCGGCGAACTTTGCTTCAACACCGCGATCACCGGCTATCAGGAGATCATGACCGACCCCAGCTATGCGGGCCAGGTCATCACCTTCACCTTCCCCCATATCGGCAATGTCGGCACCAATCTGGACGATGTCGAGGCGACCAGCCCCTACGCGCTGGGCTGCGTGGTGCGCGAGGATGTGACCGCGCCGTCCAACTTCCGCAACGTCATGGCATTCGACCAGTGGATGGCGGATAATGGCCGCATTGGCCTCGCCGGGGTCGATACCCGCGCGCTGACCCGGATGATCCGGGAAAAGGGCGCGCCCAATGTCGTGATCGCGCATGACCCTGATGGCGCGTTCGACCTGGCCGCGCTGGCGGCGAAGGCGGCGGGCTGGCCGGGGCTGGAGGGCATGGACCTCGCCATCGAAGTCACGGGGCAGGAAACGCGGCTTTGGCAGGATGGCGGCTGGACGCTGGGCAAGGGCTATGGCCTGAACGCCGTGGGCGAAGGCGCGCCGCATGTCGTCGCGATCGATTATGGCGCGAAGAACAACATCTTCCGCAATCTGGTGCAGGCCGGGGCGCGCGTGACCGTGCTGCCCGCGACCGCGAGCGTCGAGCAGATCATGGACCTGGCCCCGGATGGCGTGTTCCTCTCCAACGGCCCTGGCGATCCGGCGGCGACCGGTAGCTATGCCGTGCCGGTGATCGCCGCGCTGCTGGCGCGCGACGTGCCGATCTTCGGCATTTGCCTGGGTCATCAATTGCTGGGGCTGGCGGTGGGCGCCAAGACGATCAAGATGCATCAGGGGCATCGCGGCGCGAACCATCCGGTCAAGCGGCTGAGCGATGGCCTGGTGGAGATCACGTCGATGAACCATGGCTTTGCGGTCGATGCCGAGACGCTGCCCGCCAATGTCCGCACGACCCATGTCTCGCTGTTCGATGGTAGCAATTGCGGCATCGAACTCACTGACAAGAACGCCTTTTCGGTGCAATATCACCCCGAAGCCTCGCCGGGGCCGCAGGATAGTTTCTACCTGTTCCAGCGGTTCGTCGATGGCCTGAAAAAGCCGGTGGCAGCATGA
- a CDS encoding GatB/YqeY domain-containing protein, translating to MIREQIKSAQITAMKAGDKERLAAVRLILAKLKDRDIELRTASTVPDDDATVVEVLQKMVKQRRESIEMFTSGGRDELAAKEQVELDVIESFLPTQFSEDETRAAIDAIKAEVGAASLKDMGKVMAVLKERHGSVIDMSKASGMVKAALG from the coding sequence ATGATTCGCGAGCAGATAAAGAGCGCCCAGATCACCGCCATGAAAGCAGGCGACAAGGAACGCCTGGCCGCCGTGCGCCTCATCCTGGCCAAGCTCAAGGACCGCGACATCGAACTGCGCACCGCATCGACCGTGCCGGACGACGACGCCACCGTGGTCGAAGTGCTGCAAAAGATGGTCAAGCAGCGCCGCGAATCGATCGAGATGTTCACCAGCGGCGGCCGCGACGAATTGGCGGCCAAGGAACAGGTCGAATTGGACGTCATCGAAAGCTTCCTGCCGACGCAGTTTAGCGAGGACGAGACCAGGGCGGCGATCGACGCGATCAAAGCGGAAGTGGGGGCCGCGAGCCTCAAGGACATGGGCAAGGTCATGGCCGTGCTGAAAGAACGCCACGGCAGCGTGATCGACATGAGCAAGGCGAGCGGCATGGTGAAGGCGGCTTTGGGCTGA
- a CDS encoding endonuclease domain-containing protein has product MALRINARLGQYARDMRREPTDYERRLWSALRASQLGGFKFRRQAVVEPYICDFLCPSIGLIVEVDDDRHDAIKDRDRDFDLAHQGYLVLRFSNADVRDNMEGVLSVILDRANGLPPRQKITHPNPSLSREGL; this is encoded by the coding sequence ATGGCGCTACGCATCAATGCCAGACTAGGCCAATATGCCCGCGACATGCGCCGCGAACCCACCGACTATGAACGCCGCCTCTGGAGCGCCCTGCGCGCGTCCCAACTGGGCGGTTTCAAATTTCGGCGCCAGGCGGTGGTGGAGCCTTATATCTGCGACTTCCTTTGCCCGTCGATCGGCCTGATCGTCGAAGTCGACGATGATCGCCACGATGCAATCAAGGACAGGGACCGCGATTTCGATCTTGCCCATCAAGGCTATCTGGTGTTGCGCTTTTCCAATGCGGATGTGCGTGACAATATGGAAGGGGTGCTGAGCGTCATTCTTGATCGGGCGAATGGCTTGCCGCCAAGGCAGAAGATCACCCACCCCAACCCCTCCCTAAGTAGGGAGGGGCTTTAA
- the dnaG gene encoding DNA primase, with amino-acid sequence MSLTPAFLDELRMRTSLSTLIGRTIKVQKAGREYKACCPFHNEKTPSFTINDEKGFYHCFGCGAHGDAIRWMTDQRGLPFMEAVKELAQAAGMDVPAPDPRAAKRAEAAKGLHDAMAAAQDFFAAQLDAIEGAEARAYLGKRGISDAARRAFGFGYSPDSRGRLRTALKDYGDPMLVEAGLLIDPDAAEPDSDRAKKREPYDRFRGRLMLPIRDIRGRTIAFGGRILGQGEPKYLNSPDTPLFDKGRTLYNIDRASPASRQTGRVIVVEGYMDVIALAQAGFGDAVAPLGTALTEHQIERLWKMVEVPILCFDGDSAGQKAAIRAATRALPLLRPGHSLAFATLPQGQDPDDLLRASGPAAMDAVLDAAQPLVERLWSHEQSIAPLDTPEQKAALKQRLRALTDAIADSDVRAHYAHAFRERYDALFFARPAFTPTARGSGGGNGAARWQRDKRGNWKAPIGPAGHEVRAIGASGMEQRLLRAILAGLLRHPDQIALHRETLAGLPIGDPILARLADSMISASLRKETVETQGLLTILGAGEVYNMAKGMLRADTFTLTPHKMIADPDRLARDLEEAIRVMAQGPELEAALAEATRRFKSDVSEENLAEQQRLLALKADHDRRLAELAQPEDIV; translated from the coding sequence ATGTCGCTAACCCCCGCCTTCCTCGACGAACTGCGCATGCGCACGTCACTGTCCACGCTGATCGGCCGCACCATCAAGGTGCAGAAGGCCGGGCGCGAGTATAAGGCCTGCTGTCCGTTCCATAATGAAAAGACGCCCAGCTTCACGATCAATGATGAAAAGGGCTTCTACCATTGCTTCGGCTGCGGCGCGCATGGCGATGCGATCCGCTGGATGACCGATCAGCGCGGCCTGCCCTTCATGGAGGCGGTGAAGGAACTGGCGCAGGCGGCGGGGATGGATGTGCCCGCACCCGATCCGCGCGCCGCCAAACGCGCCGAAGCGGCCAAGGGCCTGCACGACGCGATGGCCGCCGCGCAGGATTTCTTCGCCGCGCAACTCGACGCGATCGAGGGGGCGGAGGCGCGCGCTTACCTCGGCAAGCGCGGCATCAGCGACGCCGCCCGCCGCGCCTTCGGCTTTGGCTATTCGCCCGACAGTCGTGGGCGGCTGCGCACCGCGCTCAAGGATTATGGCGATCCGATGCTGGTCGAAGCGGGGCTGCTGATCGACCCCGACGCCGCCGAACCGGACAGCGACCGGGCCAAAAAGCGCGAACCCTATGATCGGTTCCGCGGTCGCCTGATGCTGCCGATCCGCGACATTCGCGGGCGGACGATTGCTTTTGGCGGACGGATTTTGGGTCAGGGTGAGCCCAAATATCTCAACTCCCCCGACACCCCGCTCTTCGACAAGGGCCGCACCCTCTATAATATCGACCGCGCCTCCCCCGCCAGTCGCCAGACCGGCCGCGTGATCGTGGTCGAAGGCTATATGGACGTGATCGCGCTTGCGCAGGCCGGCTTTGGCGATGCCGTCGCGCCGCTCGGCACGGCACTGACCGAGCATCAGATCGAACGGCTGTGGAAGATGGTCGAGGTGCCGATCCTGTGCTTCGATGGCGATTCGGCGGGGCAGAAGGCGGCGATCCGTGCCGCCACCCGCGCCCTGCCGCTGCTGCGCCCCGGCCACAGCCTCGCCTTCGCCACCCTGCCCCAGGGGCAAGACCCAGACGACCTGCTGCGCGCCAGCGGCCCGGCGGCGATGGACGCGGTGCTGGACGCCGCACAGCCGCTGGTGGAGCGTCTGTGGAGCCATGAGCAGAGCATCGCCCCACTCGACACGCCGGAGCAGAAAGCCGCGCTCAAACAGCGGCTGCGCGCGCTGACCGATGCGATCGCGGACTCCGACGTCCGCGCCCACTACGCGCACGCGTTTCGCGAACGCTATGACGCGCTCTTCTTCGCCCGCCCCGCTTTCACCCCCACGGCGCGCGGCTCCGGCGGCGGCAACGGCGCGGCCCGCTGGCAGCGCGACAAGCGCGGAAACTGGAAAGCGCCGATCGGCCCGGCGGGCCATGAGGTCCGCGCCATCGGTGCCAGCGGCATGGAACAGCGGCTTTTGCGCGCGATTCTGGCGGGCCTTTTGCGCCATCCCGACCAGATTGCGCTGCATCGCGAGACGCTGGCGGGCCTGCCGATCGGCGATCCCATCCTCGCCCGGCTGGCCGATTCGATGATTAGTGCGTCGCTACGCAAAGAAACTGTTGAAACACAGGGCCTCCTTACCATATTGGGGGCAGGTGAAGTGTATAATATGGCTAAAGGGATGCTCCGGGCCGACACGTTCACACTCACCCCTCACAAGATGATCGCTGACCCGGATCGCCTTGCGCGCGATCTGGAGGAGGCCATTCGGGTGATGGCGCAGGGACCGGAGCTTGAGGCAGCGCTGGCGGAGGCGACACGGCGGTTCAAGAGCGACGTCAGCGAGGAAAATCTCGCTGAGCAACAGCGCTTGCTGGCGCTCAAGGCCGACCATGACCGTCGACTGGCGGAACTGGCGCAGCCCGAAGACATTGTTTGA